In Mycolicibacterium alvei, a single window of DNA contains:
- a CDS encoding SDR family oxidoreductase, which translates to MPGVQDRVVVVTGAGGGLGREYALTLAREGASVVVNDLGGARDGSGAGHNMADEVVAEIKAAGGRAVANYDSVAEPEGAENIIKTAIDEFGKVDGVVSNAGILRDGTFHKMTFEQWDAVLKVHLYGGYNVIRAAWPHFREQSFGRVVVATSTSGLFGNFGQANYGAAKLGLVGLINTLAQEGAKYNIKTNAVAPIAATRMTQDILPPEVFEKLTPEYVAPVVAYLMTEELPDTDSVFIVGGGKVQRTALFQNDGITFTEVPSVDDIAAKWGEITDLSAAQQASFKLG; encoded by the coding sequence ATGCCAGGAGTGCAGGATCGCGTCGTCGTCGTCACCGGTGCCGGTGGAGGTCTGGGCCGTGAATACGCCCTGACGCTCGCACGCGAGGGCGCCAGCGTCGTCGTCAACGATCTCGGCGGTGCCCGGGACGGGTCCGGCGCCGGACACAACATGGCCGACGAGGTGGTGGCCGAGATCAAGGCCGCCGGTGGCCGTGCCGTCGCCAACTACGACAGCGTCGCCGAGCCCGAGGGCGCCGAGAACATCATCAAGACCGCGATCGACGAGTTCGGCAAGGTCGACGGCGTCGTCTCCAACGCGGGCATCCTGCGCGACGGCACCTTTCACAAGATGACGTTCGAGCAGTGGGACGCCGTGCTGAAGGTGCACCTCTACGGTGGCTATAACGTCATCCGTGCCGCCTGGCCGCACTTCCGTGAGCAGAGCTTCGGCCGCGTCGTCGTCGCCACCTCCACCAGCGGCCTGTTCGGCAACTTCGGTCAGGCCAACTACGGTGCCGCCAAGCTCGGCCTGGTCGGTCTGATCAACACGCTGGCCCAGGAAGGCGCCAAGTACAACATCAAGACCAACGCGGTCGCCCCGATCGCCGCGACCCGTATGACGCAGGACATCCTGCCGCCCGAGGTGTTCGAGAAGCTCACCCCCGAGTACGTCGCCCCGGTGGTCGCCTACCTGATGACCGAGGAACTGCCCGACACCGACTCGGTGTTCATCGTCGGCGGCGGCAAGGTCCAGCGCACCGCACTGTTCCAGAACGACGGCATCACCTTCACCGAGGTGCCGTCGGTCGACGACATCGCCGCCAAGTGGGGCGAGATCACCGATCTGTCCGCCGCCCAGCAGGCCAGCTTCAAGCTGGGCTAG
- a CDS encoding class I SAM-dependent methyltransferase, whose amino-acid sequence MSSLRSHDDTWDIATSVGSTAVMVAAARAGETGRENPLIRDPYAAILVAGAGTGFWETLLDHDAVGKIAAVDAEAAKVFEHMGSYQAVRTHFFDEYFTAAADAGIRQIVILASGLDSRAYRIEWPAGTTVFEIDQPKVLQYKAETLAAHGAQPSAQRREVAIDLRQDWPKALREAGFDDGQPTAWLAEGLLMYLPADAQDRLFELVTELSAPGSRVAAETAGVTASERREEMRERFERFAAQFNMEQAINIQDLIYEDPDRADVAEWLGSHGWRADGVHSLDEMRRLGRYVEIEHNENRAFSTFVTAEKL is encoded by the coding sequence ATGAGCTCGCTGCGCAGCCACGACGACACCTGGGACATCGCCACGAGCGTGGGGTCGACGGCCGTGATGGTCGCCGCCGCACGGGCCGGGGAGACCGGACGTGAGAACCCGCTGATCCGCGATCCGTACGCGGCGATCCTGGTGGCCGGTGCCGGAACCGGCTTCTGGGAGACCCTGCTCGACCACGACGCCGTCGGCAAGATCGCAGCGGTCGACGCCGAGGCGGCCAAGGTCTTCGAGCACATGGGCAGCTATCAGGCGGTGCGTACGCACTTCTTCGACGAGTACTTCACCGCTGCGGCCGACGCAGGCATCCGCCAGATCGTCATCCTGGCCTCGGGCCTGGATTCCCGGGCGTACCGGATCGAGTGGCCGGCCGGCACCACGGTGTTCGAGATCGACCAGCCCAAGGTGCTGCAGTACAAGGCCGAAACCCTGGCCGCTCACGGTGCGCAACCGTCCGCGCAGCGGCGCGAGGTGGCGATCGACCTGCGTCAGGATTGGCCGAAGGCATTGCGGGAGGCGGGCTTTGACGATGGGCAGCCGACCGCGTGGCTGGCCGAGGGCCTGCTGATGTACCTGCCTGCCGATGCCCAGGATCGGCTGTTCGAGTTGGTTACCGAGTTGTCTGCACCGGGAAGCCGGGTCGCGGCCGAGACGGCCGGGGTGACCGCGAGCGAGCGTCGCGAGGAGATGCGCGAGCGTTTCGAACGCTTCGCCGCGCAGTTCAACATGGAGCAGGCGATAAACATCCAGGACCTGATCTATGAGGATCCCGACCGGGCCGATGTCGCCGAGTGGCTCGGTTCTCACGGTTGGCGCGCCGACGGCGTGCACTCGCTCGACGAGATGCGCCGCCTGGGCCGTTACGTCGAGATCGAGCACAACGAGAACCGCGCCTTCTCCACGTTCGTCACCGCTGAAAAGCTCTGA
- a CDS encoding pirin family protein, giving the protein MPAITADTLTLPRIAAAQASETERPVRSVTTGPRGYEGEGFPVVRAFGGVSAADLDPFVHMDQMGEVEYQPGEPRGTDWHPHRGFETVTYMIDGRFAHQDSHGGGGLITDGATQWMTAGSGILHIETPPAELVENGGTFHGIQLWVNLPKKDKFATPRYQAIEGPDAKLLSSQDGGALVRIIAGDVESETGPALGPGSTHTPITLAHATIEPGAQLNLPWNRDFNALVYVLSGRGSVGPVGHPIHQGQLAVLGPGDRITVSAEGTQDSNRPAMEVLLLGGQPIREPVFHYGPFVMNSKAELIQALEDYQAGKFGQIPPNALMPHRPLN; this is encoded by the coding sequence ATGCCAGCCATCACCGCAGACACCTTGACCCTGCCCCGTATCGCAGCAGCCCAGGCGTCCGAGACCGAACGCCCGGTCCGCTCGGTCACCACCGGCCCGCGTGGATACGAGGGCGAGGGATTCCCCGTCGTGCGCGCGTTCGGTGGAGTCAGCGCCGCCGACCTCGACCCGTTCGTCCACATGGACCAGATGGGTGAGGTGGAGTACCAGCCCGGCGAACCGCGGGGCACCGATTGGCACCCGCACCGCGGCTTCGAAACCGTCACCTACATGATCGACGGCCGCTTCGCCCACCAGGATTCACACGGTGGCGGCGGTCTGATCACCGACGGCGCCACCCAGTGGATGACCGCCGGATCCGGGATCCTGCACATCGAGACCCCGCCGGCCGAGCTGGTCGAGAACGGCGGTACGTTCCACGGCATCCAGCTGTGGGTGAACCTGCCGAAGAAGGACAAGTTCGCGACGCCGCGGTACCAGGCCATCGAGGGTCCCGATGCCAAGCTGCTGTCCTCGCAGGACGGTGGCGCGTTGGTCCGCATCATCGCCGGGGACGTCGAAAGCGAGACCGGGCCGGCGCTCGGTCCTGGTTCTACACACACCCCGATCACCCTGGCGCACGCCACGATCGAACCGGGTGCGCAGCTCAACCTGCCGTGGAACCGCGACTTCAACGCACTCGTGTACGTGCTGAGCGGACGCGGCAGCGTCGGCCCGGTCGGTCATCCGATCCATCAGGGCCAGCTCGCAGTGCTGGGCCCCGGCGACCGGATCACGGTGTCGGCCGAGGGAACTCAGGATTCCAACCGGCCCGCCATGGAGGTCCTGCTGCTCGGCGGTCAACCGATCCGGGAACCGGTCTTCCACTACGGCCCCTTCGTGATGAACTCGAAGGCCGAGCTCATCCAGGCGCTGGAGGACTACCAGGCGGGCAAGTTCGGCCAGATCCCGCCGAATGCGCTGATGCCGCACCGGCCCCTGAACTGA
- a CDS encoding NADPH:quinone oxidoreductase family protein, translating into MKALVAQALTGTSGLAYVDVPDPVSSDMVVIDVGAAGVCFPDLLLLRGEYQLRLEPPFTPGMEVAGTVRSAPEGSGFTAGQRVSAMTMIGGYAEQVAALPANVIPTADGLDDGQAASLLGNYYTMQFALARRGGLLPGETVLVLGAAGGIGAASIQLAKAMGAKVIAMVHRSGADEFVSSLGADVVLPLTDGWRQAVMDATGGQGVDLVVDPIGGEAFDDAIRVMAPEGRLLVIGFAAGGGIPTVKVNRLLLRNVSVVGVGWGEFVRRSPAAQAQVGAELNKLVAGGLRPPAPVRFPLSEGAAALDALANGQVRGKLVLEP; encoded by the coding sequence GTGAAAGCGCTTGTAGCGCAGGCACTTACCGGTACCTCCGGGCTGGCGTACGTCGACGTCCCTGACCCAGTGTCTTCCGACATGGTGGTCATCGACGTCGGCGCCGCCGGCGTCTGCTTCCCCGATCTGCTGTTGCTGCGCGGCGAGTACCAGCTGCGGCTCGAACCGCCGTTCACCCCCGGCATGGAGGTCGCCGGGACGGTGCGCTCGGCACCCGAGGGCTCGGGATTCACTGCGGGCCAGCGGGTATCGGCGATGACCATGATCGGCGGTTACGCCGAGCAGGTGGCGGCCCTGCCGGCCAATGTGATCCCCACCGCCGATGGACTCGACGACGGCCAGGCGGCGTCACTGCTCGGCAACTACTACACGATGCAGTTCGCCCTGGCCCGCCGCGGCGGCTTGCTGCCGGGGGAGACCGTCCTGGTGCTCGGTGCGGCCGGCGGCATCGGCGCTGCGTCGATCCAGCTGGCCAAGGCCATGGGCGCCAAGGTGATCGCGATGGTGCACCGGTCGGGGGCCGACGAGTTCGTCTCGTCTCTGGGCGCCGACGTGGTGTTGCCGCTGACCGACGGCTGGCGTCAGGCGGTCATGGACGCCACCGGTGGCCAGGGGGTGGATCTGGTCGTGGACCCGATCGGCGGCGAGGCCTTCGACGACGCCATCCGCGTCATGGCACCCGAAGGCCGGCTCTTGGTCATCGGATTCGCCGCGGGCGGCGGGATCCCGACGGTCAAGGTCAACCGCTTGTTGCTGCGCAACGTCAGTGTGGTCGGTGTGGGTTGGGGTGAGTTCGTGCGTCGCAGCCCGGCCGCCCAGGCCCAGGTCGGGGCCGAGCTGAACAAGCTGGTGGCCGGTGGGCTGCGTCCGCCTGCGCCGGTGCGGTTCCCGCTGTCCGAGGGTGCCGCGGCACTCGATGCGCTGGCCAACGGCCAGGTGCGCGGGAAGCTGGTGCTGGAGCCGTAG
- a CDS encoding SAM-dependent methyltransferase: MTDLSDVRPGRVDGDSWDITESVGATALGVAASRAAETAQPEPLVRDEFAFLLVAAAGPAWAQLAGSEPHWIGDDPDAHRIHDMARNYQAVRTHYFDDYFTEVAHDGIRQVVILAAGLDSRAFRLEWPAGTTVYEIDQPKVLHYKTETLQAHGALARAQHVPVPIDLREDWPAALIEAGFDPEQPTAWLAEGLLPYLPAEAQDRLFELVRTHSAPGSRIAVEDFVMDPARFTPEKRAARRARRERMRTSLGLDIDADALMYTGDGRTGATEWLAAHGWEVDAVASADEMARLGRGAAADELAEIGLDSVLLRARWDGETR, encoded by the coding sequence ATGACTGATCTGAGTGACGTACGGCCCGGACGAGTCGACGGCGACAGTTGGGACATCACCGAGAGCGTCGGAGCGACCGCCCTGGGGGTGGCCGCCTCCCGTGCCGCCGAGACAGCGCAACCCGAGCCCCTGGTTCGTGACGAGTTTGCCTTCCTTCTGGTGGCGGCCGCCGGTCCGGCGTGGGCGCAGTTGGCCGGTAGCGAACCGCACTGGATCGGCGACGATCCGGACGCCCACCGCATCCACGACATGGCCCGCAACTACCAGGCCGTGCGTACCCACTACTTCGACGACTACTTCACCGAGGTCGCCCACGACGGCATCCGGCAGGTCGTGATCCTGGCTGCGGGCCTGGATTCGCGGGCGTTCCGGCTGGAATGGCCGGCCGGAACCACGGTCTACGAGATCGACCAGCCCAAGGTGCTGCACTACAAGACCGAGACGTTGCAGGCGCACGGGGCGCTGGCCCGGGCACAGCACGTCCCGGTGCCGATCGACCTGCGCGAGGACTGGCCGGCAGCGCTGATCGAGGCGGGCTTCGACCCTGAGCAGCCCACCGCGTGGCTGGCCGAGGGACTGCTGCCGTACCTGCCCGCCGAGGCCCAGGACCGGTTGTTCGAACTCGTCAGAACGCACAGCGCACCGGGAAGCCGCATCGCCGTCGAGGACTTCGTGATGGATCCGGCCCGTTTCACCCCGGAGAAGCGCGCCGCGCGCCGGGCCCGCCGCGAGCGTATGCGTACCTCGCTGGGCTTGGATATCGACGCCGACGCGCTGATGTACACCGGTGACGGGCGGACCGGCGCCACCGAATGGCTCGCCGCCCACGGCTGGGAGGTCGACGCCGTGGCCAGCGCCGACGAGATGGCCCGGTTGGGCCGTGGAGCCGCCGCCGACGAACTTGCCGAAATCGGTTTGGACAGCGTGCTGTTGCGCGCCCGATGGGATGGAGAAACCCGATGA
- a CDS encoding TetR/AcrR family transcriptional regulator, producing the protein MAHTASRGPGRPPAAKAAETRERIVRAAREVFSELGYDAATFQAIAIRADLTRPAINHYFSSKRVLYRDVVEQTNARVIASGIAKAREATTLLNRISAFFAAAMDAESTDRSAAAFLVTSVLEAQRHPELVSEEHDALRSSREFVKWAVDEAIAGGELSTDTDIPAIVEMLVAVMWGMGFYAGYVGQRDEVEVIVDKFELLMANKLWQLRD; encoded by the coding sequence GTGGCCCATACAGCGAGCCGCGGACCGGGACGACCGCCCGCAGCAAAGGCAGCGGAGACTCGTGAACGCATTGTGCGAGCTGCTCGTGAAGTTTTCAGCGAACTTGGCTACGACGCAGCTACGTTTCAGGCAATCGCGATTCGCGCCGACCTCACCCGTCCGGCGATCAACCATTACTTCAGCAGCAAACGTGTTCTGTACCGCGATGTCGTCGAGCAGACCAACGCCAGGGTGATCGCCTCCGGCATTGCCAAGGCGCGGGAGGCGACCACCCTGCTGAACCGGATTTCGGCGTTTTTCGCCGCGGCGATGGATGCCGAGTCCACCGACCGGTCCGCGGCGGCATTTCTGGTGACCTCGGTGCTGGAAGCGCAGCGCCATCCCGAGCTGGTCTCCGAGGAGCACGACGCACTGCGTAGCTCTCGCGAGTTCGTCAAGTGGGCGGTCGATGAGGCGATCGCGGGTGGCGAGTTGAGCACCGACACCGACATCCCGGCCATCGTGGAGATGCTGGTGGCGGTGATGTGGGGGATGGGCTTCTACGCCGGTTACGTGGGGCAGCGCGACGAGGTCGAGGTCATCGTGGACAAGTTCGAACTGCTGATGGCGAACAAGCTCTGGCAGCTGCGCGATTGA
- a CDS encoding TetR/AcrR family transcriptional regulator translates to MAGVASRESYFETGLDVLSELGYGGLKLAEVCNRLGVTTGSFYHYFPNWAAYTRELIAHWREARTLRVVEAIRADTDPHHRIESLTLEALALPYGAEAAIRVWSSVDPEVYAVQAVVDQLRFDIIFESAHEIIGDERNARYFAAWSLYLVIGFEQSTLPRDTEALEWITSQMRDALESGRFTPTAGSGQPD, encoded by the coding sequence ATGGCAGGGGTTGCTTCACGCGAGTCGTACTTCGAAACCGGGCTGGATGTGCTGTCCGAACTCGGGTACGGCGGGCTCAAACTGGCCGAGGTGTGCAACCGGCTGGGCGTGACAACCGGATCGTTCTATCACTACTTCCCCAACTGGGCGGCCTACACCCGCGAACTGATCGCGCACTGGCGTGAGGCCCGCACCCTGCGGGTGGTCGAGGCGATCCGCGCCGATACCGACCCGCACCACCGCATCGAATCCCTGACCCTGGAGGCACTGGCCCTGCCGTACGGCGCCGAGGCCGCCATCCGGGTGTGGAGTTCGGTGGACCCCGAGGTCTACGCCGTGCAGGCCGTGGTGGACCAGTTGCGCTTCGACATCATCTTCGAATCCGCCCACGAGATCATCGGCGACGAACGCAACGCCCGGTACTTCGCGGCGTGGAGTCTGTACCTGGTCATCGGTTTCGAACAGAGCACCCTGCCGCGTGACACCGAGGCCCTGGAGTGGATCACCTCGCAGATGCGCGACGCGCTGGAATCGGGCCGGTTCACTCCGACCGCCGGGTCGGGCCAACCGGACTAG
- a CDS encoding FUSC family protein, producing MLTPATIWRRAADRLRDSVRARDPEYDALRRALRAAVVMPVAAAAGFAAGGDSQTPLFAIFGAVSLLITADFPGNRPARALAYGGLAVNGAVLIVLGTVLAPHPWLSVAAMFVVGMAVTFSGVLSEIVAAGQRATLLLFVLPLCTPVGPIPDRLLGWLIALVICVPAALFLFRPRHHDELRRYSARVCRLLADRLEGRASARDVTRAMNALYESFLGADYRPVALSAGSRALVRVVDDLGWICDQVTDDTGELLGEMRAPAVRVLRDSAAVLQSPDRTERAASGADLREALAEQRTIAQGSYRDDIVEVLGSADDAAAITVGRDLLIRRTISATIAVTGRVIGNAALADARPVWARVLGRRLPATGAADWVMPETVAMAAIAKGLVATRAVVLRNSLRTGLGLAVAVAVTHLFPVQHGFWVVLGAMSVLRSSALTTGTRVVRAVAGTAIGFVLGALLIEFVGVEPVVMWILLPLVAFGSAYVPEVGSFIAGQAAFTMMVLINFNLIVPTGWRVGLIRIEDIVVGALVGIVVSVLLWPRGATASVSKSVDQARRVAAQFLDAAVLRVTRGASEAATDRVIALSSDVLSAARTLDDAVRQYLSESGGPTDQRAPVVRAANRAIRVRAAAELIADVVPPPLGVYPQTCRVIEDHAAAICARLTGADPAAVLVPIGESLVVSLRAEAAGTDLAVSAALPLVTTAAHLGELELLYPQPAESVG from the coding sequence ATGCTGACCCCGGCCACGATCTGGCGCCGGGCAGCTGACCGCCTGCGCGACTCGGTGCGGGCCAGGGATCCCGAGTACGACGCGCTGCGCCGCGCCCTGCGCGCCGCCGTCGTCATGCCCGTCGCCGCCGCAGCCGGGTTCGCCGCCGGTGGCGACTCCCAGACGCCGCTGTTCGCCATCTTCGGAGCGGTCTCCCTGCTCATCACCGCCGATTTTCCGGGAAACCGGCCGGCCCGGGCCCTGGCCTACGGCGGCTTGGCGGTCAACGGCGCGGTGTTGATCGTGCTGGGCACCGTGCTGGCCCCGCATCCGTGGCTGAGCGTGGCGGCGATGTTCGTCGTCGGGATGGCGGTGACGTTCTCCGGCGTGCTCAGCGAGATCGTCGCCGCCGGACAGCGCGCCACCCTGCTGCTTTTCGTGCTGCCGCTGTGTACGCCCGTCGGCCCGATACCCGACCGCCTACTCGGCTGGCTGATCGCGCTCGTCATCTGCGTGCCCGCCGCACTGTTCCTCTTCCGGCCCCGCCACCACGACGAGTTGCGCCGCTATTCGGCCCGGGTGTGCCGGCTGCTGGCCGACCGGCTCGAAGGCCGGGCCTCGGCCCGCGACGTCACCCGCGCGATGAACGCCCTCTACGAAAGCTTCCTGGGGGCCGACTACCGACCCGTCGCACTCAGTGCCGGCAGTCGGGCGTTGGTTCGCGTCGTCGACGACCTCGGCTGGATCTGCGATCAGGTCACCGACGACACCGGAGAACTGCTCGGCGAGATGCGGGCCCCCGCCGTGCGGGTGCTGCGTGACAGCGCCGCGGTGCTGCAGAGTCCGGATCGGACCGAACGTGCCGCGAGCGGAGCCGATCTGCGGGAGGCGCTGGCCGAGCAACGCACCATTGCCCAGGGCAGCTACCGCGACGACATCGTCGAGGTGCTCGGGTCCGCCGACGATGCCGCCGCCATCACGGTGGGCCGCGATCTCCTGATCCGCCGCACCATCTCGGCCACCATCGCGGTGACCGGGCGGGTGATCGGCAATGCCGCACTGGCCGACGCGCGGCCGGTGTGGGCCCGGGTACTGGGCCGGCGCCTCCCCGCAACCGGTGCCGCCGATTGGGTGATGCCCGAGACCGTCGCGATGGCCGCGATCGCCAAGGGACTGGTGGCCACCCGGGCCGTGGTGCTGCGCAACAGCCTGCGGACCGGGCTCGGTTTGGCGGTGGCGGTGGCGGTCACCCACCTGTTTCCGGTGCAGCACGGGTTCTGGGTGGTGCTGGGTGCGATGTCGGTGTTGCGCAGCAGCGCGCTGACCACCGGGACACGCGTGGTGCGAGCCGTGGCCGGCACCGCGATCGGGTTCGTCCTCGGTGCACTGCTCATCGAATTCGTCGGGGTGGAACCGGTGGTGATGTGGATCCTGTTGCCGCTGGTGGCATTCGGGTCGGCCTATGTGCCCGAGGTGGGATCCTTCATCGCCGGGCAGGCGGCCTTCACGATGATGGTGCTGATCAACTTCAACCTGATCGTGCCGACCGGTTGGCGGGTCGGGTTGATCCGGATCGAGGACATCGTGGTCGGGGCACTGGTGGGAATCGTGGTGTCAGTGCTGTTGTGGCCACGCGGTGCGACGGCATCCGTGTCGAAGTCCGTCGATCAGGCCCGCCGGGTGGCCGCGCAGTTCCTCGACGCCGCTGTGCTTCGCGTGACCCGGGGCGCATCCGAGGCGGCCACCGACCGCGTCATCGCCCTGAGCTCCGACGTTCTCTCCGCCGCCCGAACCCTTGACGATGCTGTGCGCCAATATCTTTCGGAGAGCGGCGGACCTACCGACCAACGCGCGCCGGTGGTGCGGGCCGCCAACCGGGCCATCCGGGTGCGCGCCGCCGCAGAGCTGATCGCCGACGTCGTGCCGCCACCGCTGGGTGTCTACCCGCAGACCTGCAGGGTGATCGAGGACCACGCCGCGGCGATCTGCGCCCGGCTCACCGGCGCGGACCCCGCCGCCGTACTGGTGCCGATCGGGGAGAGTCTGGTGGTGTCCCTGCGCGCCGAAGCCGCCGGAACCGATCTGGCGGTTTCGGCGGCGTTGCCACTGGTGACGACTGCAGCGCATCTCGGCGAGCTGGAGTTGTTGTACCCGCAGCCCGCCGAGTCGGTGGGGTAG
- the ptsP gene encoding phosphoenolpyruvate--protein phosphotransferase yields MSTTASAASPTVLRGVPVVPGVQYAPVIRVSALPAIEVPAGDIAEADRPVEAGRFAAAATEVATRLRARAAHATGAASEVLAATAALAQDRAWLGAADKRIAAGAPAVRAVTEAVEQFVEMFTQLGGLMAERVTDLRDIRDRVVAELCGLPEPGVPLPDIPSILCAEDLAPADTAGLDPQLVVGLVTTLGGPTSHTAIIARQLGIPCVVAVSGLDAVAVGTMVLLDGTAGTVTADPDASEAAEAVAAAQRDARAARQWAGPGATADGHAVAILANVQDGAAARTARETPAEGVGLFRTELCFLNRDTEPTVDEQAKIYGEVLEAFAGHKVVVRTLDAGSDKPLKFAGHPDEANPALGVRGIRIAEGNPGLLDRQLESIAAAARQTGTAPWVMAPMIATAAEAKSFAAKARSHGLTPGVMIEVPAAALLADKILEHVEFLSIGTNDLAQYTMAADRMSADLAALTDPWQPAVLTLVAITARAGAAVGKPVGVCGEAAADPLLACVLTGLGVSSLSAASAAVNGVGAKLSQVTLQQCRDAADAVLATASAADARAAALAVLG; encoded by the coding sequence ATGAGCACGACGGCATCGGCTGCATCACCCACGGTCCTTCGTGGCGTTCCGGTGGTTCCGGGTGTGCAGTACGCACCCGTGATCCGGGTGAGCGCACTTCCGGCGATCGAGGTCCCGGCCGGCGACATCGCCGAGGCGGACCGGCCGGTCGAGGCGGGACGGTTCGCGGCCGCGGCAACCGAAGTCGCCACCCGATTGCGGGCCCGGGCCGCGCACGCCACGGGTGCCGCCTCGGAGGTGCTCGCCGCGACCGCGGCCCTGGCTCAGGACCGGGCCTGGCTGGGGGCCGCCGACAAGAGGATCGCGGCCGGAGCCCCGGCGGTCCGCGCCGTGACCGAGGCTGTCGAGCAGTTCGTGGAGATGTTCACCCAGCTCGGCGGGCTGATGGCCGAACGCGTCACCGACCTGCGCGATATCCGCGACCGTGTCGTCGCCGAGCTGTGCGGACTGCCGGAACCCGGTGTGCCGCTTCCGGACATCCCGTCGATCCTGTGCGCCGAGGATCTGGCCCCAGCCGACACCGCGGGGCTGGACCCGCAGCTGGTGGTCGGATTGGTCACCACGCTGGGCGGACCGACGAGCCACACCGCGATCATCGCCCGCCAGCTCGGCATCCCGTGCGTCGTGGCCGTCAGTGGGCTCGACGCGGTCGCCGTCGGCACCATGGTCCTGCTCGACGGCACCGCGGGGACGGTGACGGCCGACCCCGACGCCTCGGAAGCGGCCGAAGCCGTCGCGGCCGCTCAACGCGATGCCCGGGCAGCTCGGCAGTGGGCCGGTCCGGGTGCGACCGCCGACGGTCACGCCGTCGCGATCCTGGCCAACGTGCAGGACGGCGCGGCCGCCCGGACAGCACGGGAAACCCCGGCCGAGGGCGTCGGGCTGTTCCGCACCGAGCTGTGCTTCCTCAACCGCGACACCGAACCGACCGTCGACGAGCAGGCCAAGATCTACGGCGAGGTGCTCGAGGCGTTCGCCGGGCACAAGGTGGTGGTGCGCACCCTCGACGCGGGCTCGGACAAGCCGCTCAAGTTCGCGGGCCACCCCGACGAGGCCAACCCGGCGCTCGGCGTGCGCGGTATCCGTATCGCCGAGGGCAACCCCGGCCTGCTGGACCGTCAGCTCGAATCGATCGCCGCGGCCGCCAGACAGACCGGCACTGCGCCGTGGGTGATGGCACCCATGATCGCCACCGCGGCCGAGGCGAAAAGCTTTGCCGCCAAGGCGCGTTCGCACGGATTGACCCCCGGCGTGATGATCGAGGTCCCCGCCGCGGCCCTGTTGGCCGACAAGATTCTGGAGCACGTCGAGTTCCTGTCGATCGGCACCAACGACCTCGCGCAGTACACGATGGCCGCCGACCGGATGTCGGCTGACCTGGCTGCTCTTACCGATCCGTGGCAGCCGGCGGTACTGACCCTGGTGGCGATCACAGCGCGGGCCGGGGCGGCGGTGGGCAAGCCGGTCGGGGTGTGTGGTGAGGCGGCAGCCGATCCGCTGTTGGCGTGCGTGTTGACGGGCCTCGGGGTGTCCTCGCTGTCCGCGGCGTCGGCAGCGGTCAACGGCGTCGGCGCCAAGCTCTCGCAGGTGACACTGCAACAGTGCCGCGATGCGGCGGACGCCGTGCTGGCCACCGCTTCAGCCGCCGACGCCCGCGCCGCCGCACTCGCCGTACTCGGCTGA
- a CDS encoding DUF456 domain-containing protein, with product MSTLGVVLVALVIAIGLLGIVLPVLPGGGFLVFAAIAVWAVWEVKAGTNATVAWVTLGVAAVFFVTAEVIKYAWPVRRMRAAEVGIWSLVAGGVLGLIGFFVIPVIGLVIGFVAGVYLAELASRRDYRRAWTSTVHALKGVALSVGVELTGAMLATFTWVVGLVIAS from the coding sequence GTGAGCACCCTCGGCGTCGTTCTCGTCGCACTGGTGATCGCCATCGGACTTCTCGGCATCGTGTTGCCCGTGCTGCCCGGTGGCGGGTTCCTGGTCTTCGCCGCCATCGCGGTGTGGGCGGTCTGGGAGGTCAAGGCCGGTACGAACGCCACGGTCGCCTGGGTGACGCTCGGCGTCGCGGCGGTGTTCTTCGTGACGGCCGAGGTGATCAAGTACGCGTGGCCGGTGCGGCGGATGCGGGCCGCCGAGGTCGGGATCTGGAGCCTGGTGGCCGGTGGTGTGCTCGGCCTGATCGGCTTCTTCGTCATCCCGGTGATCGGGTTGGTGATCGGATTCGTCGCAGGGGTGTACCTGGCCGAGTTGGCCTCGCGCCGTGACTATCGGCGGGCCTGGACGTCAACCGTGCACGCGCTCAAGGGAGTTGCGCTGTCGGTCGGGGTCGAGTTGACCGGGGCGATGCTGGCGACGTTCACGTGGGTGGTGGGTCTGGTGATCGCGTCGTGA